The following proteins are co-located in the Peromyscus maniculatus bairdii isolate BWxNUB_F1_BW_parent chromosome 23, HU_Pman_BW_mat_3.1, whole genome shotgun sequence genome:
- the LOC121826801 gene encoding MAP/microtubule affinity-regulating kinase 4-like, which yields MGSHMDEDILEKDFRMLTSLGCGSFGEVKLACHLPTHTRVAVKVLEKNTNSVADISTEVNILQSLEHRNIVRFFDMIDTLTTAYLIMEYVAGEDLESCLGALGCFKEEEARVIFRQVVSAVHFLHQRHIAHRDIKLENILVDAAGNAKLCDFGMAIEITEGQKLEEICGSLLYWAPEILARKPYDGLAGDMWSLGIVLYVLVTGHFPYMEETLEGMHRVITTTMCPIPYHLSKPCNFIIARLLMVPICYRFTICQLVKTAWLGPIQEHVLPATKEILPKVVETICTIGYTCEEIVSSLTHRQEDNHVTATCNILKYQLSGGDSHQQGQMPWLTNSPAVPVHLPLPLKRASEPAFTTSTHAGKGHFKEEGVEERGKRCRSYTMPHRSSFLEVLSSSDNTVPERDALMADVINTAAEDIAINRNSVDPLPGNLSSPESVLDETPTGFLNLGFCEEDSSQEPDIPSEQPQVAPTTSRSRPFRVWKLVRKQISDALGALCCCCCLATPSVETEMAQ from the exons ATGGGCAGCCACATGGATGAGGACattcttgaaaaggatttcaggatgttaacatctctaggttgtggttccttcggggaggtgaagctggcctgtcaccttcccacacatacacgagtggctgtcaaggtccttgagaaaaacaccaacagTGTGGCTGACATCAGTACTGAAGTGAACATCCTTCAGTCTTTAGAACATAGGAACATCGTTCGATTTTTTGACATGATCGACACACTGACAACCGCTTATCTGattatggagtatgtggcagGAGAAGACCTGGAGAGCTGCCTCGGGGCTCTGGGCTGTtttaaggaggaggaggctagagtgattttccggcaggtggtgtcagcagttcacttcctccaccagagacacattgcacaccgtgatatcaaattagaaaacatcctagttgatgcagcaggaaatgcaaaactttgtgactttggtatggcaattgaaatcacagaggggcagaagttggaggagatctgtggctccttgctctattgggccccagagatcttggcaagaaagccctatgatggactggcaggtgatatgtggagcttgggtatTGTTCTATATGTCTTAGTCACAGGGCACTttccatacatggaagaaacccttgaaGGTATGCACAGGGTCATTACCACCACAATGTGTCCCATTCCCTACCATCTGTCAAAACCCTGTAATTTCATCATTGCCCGACTACTCATGGTCCCTATCTGCTACCGATTCACAATCTGTCAGCTTGTGAAAACAGCATGGCTGGGCCCAATTCAAGAACATGTACTGCCTGccaccaaagaaatcctgcccaaGGTCGTGGAGACAATTTGCACCATCGGCTATACATGTGAGGAGATTGTTTCATCCCTAACTCACAGGCAAGAAGATAATCATGTAACGGCTACTTGcaacattctcaaatatcagctgagtggtggtgacAGCCATCAGCAAGGGCAGATGCCCTGGTTAACCAACAGCCCTGCAGTTCCTGTTCACCTCCCTCTACCCTTGAAGAGAGCCAGTGAACCAGCATTTACAACCAGTACACATGCTGGGAAGGGTCACTTTAAGGAAGAGGGTGTGGAGGAAAGAGGCAAAAGATGTAGAAGCTACACCATgcctcacagatcctccttcctggaggtgctgtcctcttcagacaacacagtcccagaaagagatgctctTATGGCTGACGTCATCAACACTGCTGCAGAGGACATTGCAATCAACAGGAATTCTGTTGACCCCCTGCCTGGCAATCTCTCCTCCCCTGAATCAGTCTTGGATGAAACACCCACAGGAtttctgaacctgggcttctgtgaagaagatTCATCCCAGGAGCCAGACATCCCCAGTGAGCAGCCCCAGGTGGCACCCACAACATCTAGATCCAGGCCATTCAGGGTCTGGAAGCTGGTGAGGAAGCAAATTTCCGATGCACTGGGAgcgctgtgctgctgctgctgcctggccACCCCAAG tgtggaaactgaaatggccCAATAG